The Papaver somniferum cultivar HN1 chromosome 3, ASM357369v1, whole genome shotgun sequence genome includes a region encoding these proteins:
- the LOC113359292 gene encoding E3 ubiquitin protein ligase RIE1-like, translating into PTIFLSGRRRGASTLGRETAAMQLEERRVDWGYLKPVVAIDIIWSLAFKIVSTGLPIDVDDSEEEERGGDSNSGSRSQLSWLSNEICVRNFSSYLFVYRIPRQKHGIIESIGYLETGHTLSLEHGFLTRYFDVGKRCEFLGTIASSMWWITGLYRVVSGGEVLLQNAPRLYWLTVVFLALDVCFAISCVALACVIGIALHCCLPCIIEFLYGEVAGRGASEADLSMLPRYRFQISDSEEKPSTGGGKMVLLAMNVGELADERVLSRCAMLYASLQMMMELKFMACHAIISFMKYASRNGLRSIPRAPSQVQCLKGKQ; encoded by the exons CCGACTATCTTTTTATCTGGTCGTCGTCGCGGTGCATCAACTTTAGGTAGAGAAACAGCAGCGATGCAACTTGAAGAACGTAGAGTTGATTGGGGGTATTTAAAACCTGTTGTTGCAATTGATATTATTTGGAGCTTAGCTTTTAAAATTGTTTCTACTGGTCTTCCGATTGATGTCGATGATAGTGAGGAGGAAGAAAGAGGAGGGGATTCAAATTCTGGGAGTCGT TCTCAGTTGTCATGGTTATCAAATGAAATCTGTGTTAGGAATTTCAGTAGTTATCTGTTTGTTTACAGAATACCGAGGCAGAAACATGGAATCATTGAAAGCATAGGATATTTAGAAACAGGACACACATTATCACTTGAACACGGTTTTTTGACTCGTTACTTTGA TGTTGGTAAGCGATGTGAATTCCTCGGTACAATAGCATCCTCTATGTGGTGGATAACAGGACTCTACCGGGTTGTCTCTGGTGGTGAAGTCCTCTTGCAGAATGCTCCGCGTCTATATTG GTTGACTGTAGTTTTTCTGGCACTTGATGTATGTTTTGCCATCTCTTGTGTTGCTTTGGCATGTGTCATTGGGATCGCACTTCACTGCTGTTTACCTTGCATCATTGAATTTCTTTATGGTGAGGTAG CAGGAAGAGGTGCATCAGAAGCAGATCTCAGTATGCTTCCAAGATATAGATTCCAGATCAGTGATAGCGAGGAGAAACCTAGCACAGGAGGAGGGAAAATGGTTCTTCTAGCAATGAATGTTGGAGAATTGGCAGATGAACGTGTTCTTTCACGATGCG CAATGCTATATGCCTCACTTCAAATGATGATGGAGCTGAAATTCATGGCCTGCCATGCAATCATCAGTTTCATGAAATATGCATCGCGAAATGGTTTAAGATCAATACCTCGTGCCCCCTCGCAAGTTCAATGTCTTAAAGGGAAGCAATAA
- the LOC113359293 gene encoding aspartic proteinase CDR1-like, which produces MGRTLFIFLLTITHVSLLFNSVIATSSKKGFSIKLIHIDSKESPLYPGDQLTRDERLQRLVELSKAQARYIRSKIMLCNATRSMNPDVARFPVIYGHRMFYVAKVGLGTFLGSQQPFINYYLIVDSGSDDTWVQCEGATEAFNQDMPFYPWSLSSTYYYVPCNTHPRCMGQNCNSDGQCTYVTNYLTRSSSSGIFAAEKFTLGSDIGGFESIELRMGCGFCQENSDHVIGSNHLRGKPYLIAGILGLGPGPWSFINQLGAAGQGKFSYCFDIYNQNIEGSDTYLRFGADATIGGAGQEVHTTPMVAPKSDFSFYYLSLEDISVGNKRVGFPKGIFKRRSEGKGGTVIDSGTLISMMYGHHFDVVADLVRAHFNELVVEYIGSLQNFDACFRIPGRFDITNYPSITLHFQQDDYLISDYIANFIIIRENVCLGIFRMENDLPTFILGVNQQANKRILYNIMDESLSFATEHCELGS; this is translated from the coding sequence ATGGGGAGAactcttttcatttttcttctaacaATTACTCACGTTTCACTATTATTTAACTCAGTCATTGCGACGAGTTCAAAGAAAGGGTTCAGCATAAAGTTGATTCATATAGACTCCAAAGAATCACCTTTATATCCAGGTGACCAGTTAACGCGAGACGAAAGGCTTCAGAGACTTGTCGAACTATCAAAAGCTCAAGCTCGTTATATCCGGTCAAAAATAATGCTCTGTAATGCAACACGCTCTATGAATCCCGATGTTGCACGGTTTCCTGTAATTTACGGACATAGAATGTTTTATGTTGCAAAGGTTGGTTTAGGTACATTTCTAGGTAGTCAACAAccatttattaattattatttgatAGTTGATTCAGGTAGTGATGATACGTGGGTTCAATGCGAAGGTGCCACTGAAGCTTTTAACCAAGATATGCCATTTTATCCTTGGAGTTTGTCATCTACATATTATTATGTTCCTTGTAATACACATCCTCGTTGCATGGGACAAAACTGCAATTCTGATGGCCAATGCACTTACGTAACAAATTATTTGACTAGATCATCATCATCTGGTATTTTTGCTGCAGAAAAATTCACTTTAGGTTCCGATATTGGTGGCTTTGAAAGTATTGAACTACGCATGGGTTGTGGTTTCTGCCAAGAGAATTCCGACCACGTTATTGGTAGCAATCATTTACGTGGTAAACCATATCTTATTGCAGGAATACTCGGTTTAGGACCCGGACCATGGTCTTTTATAAATCAACTGGGTGCAGCTGGACAAGGTAAATTTTCCTACTGCTTCGATATTTATAATCAGAATATTGAGGGATCGGATACATATTTAAGATTTGGCGCAGATGCTACAATCGGAGGCGCGGGTCAAGAAGTACATACAACTCCCATGGTTGCGCCTAAGTCTGATTTTTCGTTCTATTATTTAAGTCTAGAAGATATTAGTGTAGGTAACAAAAGAGTAGGATTTCCCAAAGGTATTTTCAAGCGTCGCAGTGAAGGAAAAGGCGGTACTGTCATAGATTCCGGTACTCTGATATCTATGATGTATGGACATCATTTTGATGTGGTTGCAGATTTGGTGAGAGCACATTTTAACGAACTCGTAGTTGAATATATTGGTTCCCTACAAAATTTTGATGCTTGTTTCCGTATACCGGGAAGATTTGATATTACTAATTATCCTTCCATTACACTTCACTTTCAACAGGACGACTATCTTATTTCAGATTATATAGCTAATTTTATAATAATCAGGGAAAATGTTTGTTTAGGCATTTTCCGAATGGAAAATGATTTACCGACTTTTATTTTAGGAGTTAATCAACAAGCTAATAAAAGGATTTTGTATAACATTATGGATGAGTCACTCTCATTTGCTACAGAGCATTGTGAATTAGGTTCATGA